In Nymphaea colorata isolate Beijing-Zhang1983 chromosome 13, ASM883128v2, whole genome shotgun sequence, one DNA window encodes the following:
- the LOC116267136 gene encoding transcription factor MTB2-like gives MTMDKYWHGEAKAMAVDVLGSRAFEYLTSSYACSEGLEIASADPSLQNKLYELVEGHTCPTLSWSYAIFWQVSRTKSGSLMLGWGDGYCKESREELDGKRLHSSLEDEVTKQKKRKRVLHHLHTFSGGSNEENYALGLDRVSDAEMFFLSSMYFSFPSGIGAPGKAFGTRRYIWISDFTKTSKEFCYRSHLASSARFQTLVCIPTENGVLELGSFVSIPENQGVIQMIKSLFIDGQDCPWFRSSSTSAFSSPPPSSRVVAPIALRRENSTSSVSVVQSKENPKIFGRDLNVAQSQSSEKVMGKIGDQRLSLISPSHDPLNLHSNGSGKIVPVLNWDHIQDGKPAMVFNSQAQVFNQPKLCNGIPAVSKDSTSHLVCAHSNGSREENLLSRFQSQDQHGQPDLTGVAVTASSARSGVIDSEHSDVEASCKDDRLAQMDERRPRKRGRKPANGREEPLNHVEAERQRREKLNQRFYALRAVVPNISKMDKASLLGDAVAYIMELQKKLRDMEGEREETNAADHGMRTCLPEVDVQTLQDKVVIQMSCPLDAHPIGKVLHAFKEAEISMVESNISTSSDTVLHTFTVRPHGPKQITKDKLIAVFSNEVKSL, from the coding sequence ATGACAATGGATAAGTATTGGCATGGAGAAGCAAAAGCAATGGCTGTGGACGTTCTGGGTAGTCGTGCTTTCGAGTACTTAACAAGTAGCTATGCTTGTTCAGAAGGTTTAGAAATTGCCTCCGCTGATCCTTCACTGCAGAACAAGCTGTATGAGCTTGTGGAAGGACATACATGTCCCACTCTGAGTTGGAGTTATGCCATCTTTTGGCAGGTCTCTAGGACTAAGTCAGGGAGTTTGATGCTCGGTTGGGGGGACGGTTACTGTAAAGAGTCACGAGAAGAGCTTGATGGTAAGAGACTGCACTCTTCTCTTGAGGATGAAGTTaccaaacagaagaagaggaaaagggtTCTTCACCACCTTCACACTTTCTCCGGTGGATCTAATGAAGAAAATTATGCTCTAGGATTGGATAGAGTTTCTGATGCTGAAATGTTCTTCCTATCTTCGATGTACTTTTCCTTCCCTAGTGGCATTGGTGCTCCCGGCAAGGCTTTTGGAACCAGGAGGTATATCTGGATCTCTGATTTCACCAAGACATCAAAGGAGTTCTGTTACCGATCTCATCTTGCTAGTTCTGCGAGGTTCCAAACCTTGGTCTGCATCCCAACTGAGAATGGAGTCCTCGAATTGGGCTCCTTTGTTTCCATTCCTGAGAATCAAGGCGTCATACAGATGATTAAGTCTCTCTTTATTGATGGTCAAGACTGCCCCTGGTTCCGATCGAGCAGCACCTCAGCGTTCTCGTCTCCTCCGCCATCTTCAAGGGTGGTTGCTCCTATAGCTCTTCGGCGGGAGAACAGTACCAGTTCTGTATCTGTTGTGCAATCGAAGGAGAACCCAAAAATATTTGGTAGAGATCTAAATGTTGCACAATCTCAATCAAGTGAGAAGGTTATGGGAAAGATCGGGGATCAGCGCCTTTCCTTGATAAGCCCCTCCCATGATCCACTCAATCTTCATTCAAACGGTAGCGGGAAGATTGTGCCAGTACTGAACTGGGACCATATCCAGGACGGGAAACCTGCCATGGTCTTCAAttctcaagctcaagtttttaATCAGCCAAAGCTTTGCAATGGCATACCTGCTGTTAGTAAAGATTCCACTTCACACCTTGTCTGTGCTCATAGCAATGGCAGCAGAGAAGAAAACCTATTGAGTCGATTTCAGAGTCAAGACCAACATGGACAGCCGGATCTTACTGGAGTTGCCGTAACAGCTTCTAGTGCTCGGTCGGGCGTAATCGACTCCGAGCACTCTGATGTTGAGGCTTCGTGTAAGGATGATCGTCTGGCACAAATGGATGAAAGGAGGCCGCGGAAGAGAGGGAGGAAGCCGGCAAACGGAAGGGAAGAGCCTCTGAACCATGTCGAAGCTGAGAGACAGAGGCGGGAGAAGCTGAACCAGAGGTTCTACGCATTGAGAGCTGTGGTGCCAAACATCTCGAAGATGGATAAGGCCTCGCTGCTTGGGGATGCTGTCGCCTACATCATGGAACTTCAGAAGAAGCTCAGAGACatggaaggagagagagaagaaactaaCGCGGCAGATCACGGGATGAGAACCTGCCTTCCTGAGGTCGATGTGCAGACGTTGCAAGACAAGGTAGTTATCCAGATGAGCTGCCCCTTGGACGCACATCCGATCGGAAAAGTGCTTCATGCTTTTAAGGAAGCTGAGATTTCAATGGTGGAGTCGAATATATCGACTAGTAGTGATACAGTCTTACATACTTTCACTGTCAGGCCTCATGGGCCCAAGCAGATTACAAAAGACAAGTTGATTGCTGTATTCTCTAATGAAGTAAAGAGTTTGTAG
- the LOC116266732 gene encoding pentatricopeptide repeat-containing protein At4g21065-like: protein MAPASNSILSPQGEVITSMNHAHQIHAHIVKNGGTQCNTLPLTKLLSFTPLSSCGDIRCTNLIFTSMNSPTTYLCNAIIRGYAGSTTPEKSILLFCALRELGVKPDHFTYTFLLKACSSLRATAEGKQIHGLVCKAGLVCDCYVQNSLIHMYCRGSELSAARQVFAKMPERDVVSWTSMMSGYVANDRSLDALLLLKQMEADGLVPNEATVLAALRACADLGALSVGRKLHDFIRRKGFDSNARVVTALIDMYAKCGRIDLASEVFDGSPRVDVFSWTAMISGLAIHGLCESSLECFARMQSLEIQPDEMTLTAVLAACRNAGWVSEGMKLFESMEASYGVIPTIQHYGCIVDLLARAGQLEEAEKLIEAMPMEADAVLWRTLVWGCRLHGDIARGERLVKQKLLAHETDDSGNYVLLCNLYASAKKWQEKARVRKLMKARKIEKPPGTSMIEVNGTIHEFLAGDSEHPEAGKIYAKWDDIAERLRLEGHHPKISEVMLDIEDEGKVLSLHHHSEKLAIAFGLIKTNPDERILIVKNLRSCEDCHSSMKLISKIYRREIIIRDRIRFHHFKNGSCSCKDFW from the coding sequence ATGGCACCGGCTTCAAACTCCATCCTCTCCCCACAGGGGGAGGTCATCACCTCTATGAACCATGCCCACCAAATCCACGCTCACATCGTCAAGAATGGCGGCACCCAATGCAACACACTCCCTCTCACTAAGCTGCTAAGTTTCACTCCACTCTCCAGCTGTGGAGATATCCGCTGTACCAACTTGATCTTCACCTCCATGAACAGCCCCACCACCTATCTCTGCAATGCCATTATCAGGGGCTATGCAGGAAGCACCACCCCGGAGAAATCCATCCTTCTCTTCTGCGCCTTGAGGGAACTGGGAGTGAAGCCTGATCACTTCACCTACACATTTCTTCTCAAAGCCTGCAGCAGTCTGCGGGCTACTGCTGAAGGGAAGCAGATCCATGGGCTCGTCTGCAAGGCTGGTTTGGTCTGTGATTGCTATGTTCAGAATTCTCTGATACATATGTACTGCAGGGGAAGCGAATTGTCTGCCGCCCGCCAAGTGTTTGCCAAGATGCCCGAGAGAGATGTGGTTTCTTGGACGTCAATGATGAGTGGCTACGTCGCCAATGACCGTTCCCTCGATGCTCTGCTATTGCTTAAGCAGATGGAAGCCGATGGCTTGGTGCCGAACGAGGCAACAGTTTTGGCTGCTCTGAGGGCTTGTGCTGATTTAGGTGCACTGAGCGTTGGCCGGAAACTCCATGACTTCATTCGACGAAAGGGGTTCGACTCCAACGCGAGGGTAGTCACTGCGTTGATTGATATGTATGCTAAATGCGGACGGATAGACTTGGCTTCGGAGGTTTTCGATGGGTCGCCTCGGGTTGATGTTTTCTCATGGACTGCCATGATTTCTGGGCTAGCCATCCATGGGCTATGTGAAAGTTCATTAGAATGTTTTGCCAGGATGCAGAGTCTTGAGATACAGCCAGATGAGATGACTCTTACTGCAGTCTTAGCAGCTTGCAGAAATGCAGGGTGGGTTAGTGAAGGCATGAAACTTTTTGAAAGTATGGAGGCAAGTTACGGCGTGATTCCGACCATACAGCACTATGGATGCATAGTCGACCTCCTTGCACGAGCTGGGCAGCTTGAAGAAGCTGAGAAGCTAATTGAAGCCATGCCCATGGAGGCAGACGCAGTCCTGTGGCGCACCCTTGTCTGGGGCTGTAGGCTCCATGGTGATATAGCCAGAGGAGAAAGATTGGTGAAGCAGAAACTTCTGGCTCATGAAACAGATGATAGTGGAAATTATGTTCTGCTCTGCAATCTTTATGCATCTGCGAAAAAATGGCAGGAGAAAGCAAGAGTGCGGAAGCTCATGAAGGCCCGCAAGATCGAAAAACCACCAGGAACAAGCATGATAGAGGTGAATGGTACAATACATGAGTTTCTAGCTGGTGACTCTGAGCATCCAGAAGCAGGGAAAATATACGCGAAATGGGATGACATTGCAGAGAGGTTGAGATTAGAAGGTCACCACCCAAAAATCTCGGAAGTCATGCTTGATATAGAAGATGAGGGAAAGGTCTTATCGCTGCACCACCACAGTGAAAAATTGGCCATTGCTTTTGGGCTGATCAAGACCAATCCGGATGAAAGAATTCTCATTGTGAAGAATCTGCGATCTTGTGAAGATTGCCACAGTTCGATGAAACTCATATCTAAGATCTATAGGCGGGAGATCATCATCCGTGATAGAATTCGGTTTCACCATTTCAAGAATGGTAGCTGCTCCTGTAAAGATTTCTGGTAA